In the genome of Candidatus Nitrosotenuis sp. DW1, one region contains:
- a CDS encoding winged helix-turn-helix domain-containing protein produces the protein MTVLSRIMQTMTEKGAKGRTQISLDANLNYARLAKHIVWLEKKGLAESTVENNKINVVLTENGKTFASTISNISQ, from the coding sequence ATGACAGTTTTATCCCGTATAATGCAAACTATGACTGAAAAAGGTGCTAAAGGCAGGACACAGATATCGCTTGACGCCAATCTCAACTATGCTAGACTTGCAAAGCACATTGTCTGGCTAGAGAAAAAAGGGCTTGCTGAATCAACAGTTGAAAATAACAAAATTAATGTTGTTTTGACTGAAAATGGAAAAACATTTGCATCCACCATCTCCAACATTAGTCAATAA
- a CDS encoding GNAT family N-acetyltransferase, producing the protein MIDGIIRRLNVVHEKQEISILEPNDNWAVLRVNSDLTESIIDLAYKKFEKEIFSVGKVPHISKEQSLKSKNFVVKSRSGLHESSDNLTPYSYFRLFENNTLIAEALLEYFNGEMGEFEPTILLIEVDSKYREKGIGKKFLQFIECEMVRCGFAKIWSSDTQTMDFWEKMGYDIDIDEGEKYLDSSECDDDDY; encoded by the coding sequence TTGATCGATGGGATAATTAGACGACTAAATGTTGTTCATGAAAAACAAGAAATTAGTATACTAGAACCAAATGATAATTGGGCAGTTTTACGGGTAAATTCTGATTTAACTGAGTCTATTATTGACTTAGCATATAAAAAATTTGAAAAGGAAATTTTTTCGGTTGGTAAAGTACCTCATATATCGAAAGAGCAATCTCTAAAAAGCAAAAATTTTGTTGTAAAAAGTCGTTCAGGACTACATGAATCAAGTGATAATCTTACACCTTATTCGTACTTTCGTCTTTTTGAAAATAATACTCTCATAGCGGAAGCTCTACTGGAATATTTTAATGGGGAAATGGGGGAATTCGAACCCACAATTTTACTAATTGAAGTTGACAGTAAATATCGTGAGAAAGGAATAGGCAAAAAGTTTCTACAATTTATTGAATGTGAGATGGTTAGATGTGGTTTTGCAAAAATCTGGAGCTCTGATACGCAAACCATGGATTTCTGGGAGAAAATGGGATATGATATTGATATTGATGAAGGTGAAAAATATCTAGACTCCTCTGAATGCGATGACGATGACTATTAA
- a CDS encoding thermonuclease family protein, giving the protein MGNTMCIQGKVKSIVDGDTLYIDNYKVRLSLTNTPEKDQKGYTEATKFTKAMCPIGSSVIVDQDDKQPFDSFKRLMGKVYCSDKNLNAELLYKNHASITKKYCSKSEFRMDDWAKKYGC; this is encoded by the coding sequence ATGGGAAATACAATGTGTATTCAAGGAAAAGTCAAGTCAATAGTTGATGGCGATACATTATACATAGATAATTACAAAGTCCGTTTATCATTAACTAATACTCCTGAAAAAGATCAAAAAGGATACACTGAAGCTACCAAATTTACAAAGGCCATGTGTCCAATAGGCTCTTCTGTAATTGTAGATCAAGATGACAAACAGCCCTTTGACAGTTTCAAAAGACTGATGGGGAAAGTATATTGTTCTGATAAAAATCTCAACGCCGAACTTTTGTACAAAAATCACGCATCAATCACGAAAAAATATTGCTCAAAGAGTGAATTTAGAATGGATGATTGGGCTAAAAAATACGGTTGCTGA